A single region of the Syngnathus typhle isolate RoL2023-S1 ecotype Sweden unplaced genomic scaffold, RoL_Styp_1.0 HiC_scaffold_27, whole genome shotgun sequence genome encodes:
- the LOC133147030 gene encoding uncharacterized protein LOC133147030 isoform X2 translates to MPLEQCLAKVRDGCKPWEAFIWIFVIFGFTVVGTVCYMRIGPVFIKHTTPDSSPGVSAVSDSPDVFTISDYEFYKLCSTDNDPRLRRGSSVDSRYCPWDDVASRRHRREVSSIRREVSSTFKHCTPALVHDGISCVPWRIANAYLHSLAFTVAPNTASTITVPLKSLKGTRQGWLTTGDKWPGYWWYLTVNPDISDWSAFITSQVPGYWPPGSSEEAVFFAKRITLKNQGSSLLLTVTLPDDTVRPPHATLLNTSCWGFQLWAWSSGKDPQFPIVLCVNKTMRGADSPVLSDFSKTSGAVITSVALTDVDSHFVASTGMSGQTNNWLLMAEQAANVTNTSCVVCMGPRPLLRIIPASVAPECAIFVMSTPSIPSAHPCSSWDKVYPVSSLAKSKPLFSTDVAKGNFTCIKLPGTGASLGVLSAPLCTSLFYGAAFFSPIARSDIWFWCNTDTLYDSLPFNSSGTCALVTLLLPVLLMPASTHELDVFIDSFVPRPWSRAKRSAEWQGAADPTYIDAIGVPRGVPDEYKLVNQIAAGFESSICWWCTLNKNVDRINYIHYNVQRLGNWTEAGFRAVHSQLAATSLMAFQNRMALDMLLAKEGGVCAMFGRL, encoded by the exons atgccgttggaacaatgtcttgcgaaggtgcgggatggttgcaaaccttgggaagcattcatttggatttttgtcatttttggtttCACTGTAGTTGGGACAGTGTGCTATATGCGCATCGGCCCTGTTTTTATAAAACACACGACTCCAGACAGTTCACCTGGAGTTTCCGCTGTTTCTGATTCACCTGATGTTTTTACTATTTctgattatgagttttacaaacTTTGTTCGACGGATAACGATCCTAGGCTCAGACGCGGTAGTTCCGTTGATTCCCGATATTGTCCATGGGATGATGTTGCCTCGCGTAGACATAGGCGTGAGGTCTCGTCCATTAGGCGTGAAGTCTCGTCCACCTTTAAACACTGCACGCCTGCTCTCGTTCACGACGGTATTTCCTGCGTGCCATGGCGCATAGCCAACGCGTACCTACATTCATTGGCGTTCACCGTGGCCCCAAACACGGCTTCCACTATCACCGTGCccttgaagagtttgaaagGTACCCGACAAGGCTGGCTcactacgggtgacaaatggcctgggtattggtggtatttgactgTCAATCCAGACATTTCGGACTGGAGCGCCTTCATCACCTCGCAGGTACCAGGTTACTGGCCTCCTGGCTCCAGTGAagaagctgtgttttttgctaaacGTATCACTTTGAAGAACCAAGGCTCAAGCCTTCTTTTGACCGTTACACTCCCTGATGACACGGTTCGGCCCCCTCACGCTACCCTGCtcaatacttcctgttggggttttcagttgtgggcttggtcctctgggaagGATCCTCAGTTTCCTATTGTCCTTTGCGTTAACAAAACTATGCGGGGCGCTGACAGTCCCGTGTTGAGCGACTTTTCCAAAACATCTGGGGCAGTGATTACGAGCGTGGCCCTCACCGATGTAGacagtcactttgtggcctccacaggtatgagtggccagactaacaattggctcctcatggccgagcaagctgctaatgtgactaacaccagttgcgttgtgtgtatgggcCCACGGCCCCTCTTGAGAATCATTCCCGCGAGTGTGGCTCCTGAGTGTgcgatttttgtgatgtctaccccttccattccgtctgctcatccttgctccagttgggacaaggtctatcccgtttcctccttggcaaagtccaaaccccttttttccactgatgttgctaaaggtaatttcacgtgcatcaagttgcccggtaccggcgcaagcctaggcgttttgtcagctcctttgtgcacttccctgttctatggcgctgcctttttctcacccatcgctcgtagtgatatttggttttggtgcaacactgacacactttatgatagtctcccttttaatagctctggtacttgcgctttggtgacccttttgcttcccgttttATTAATGCCCGCATCTACTCATGAGCTAGacgtttttattgattcttttgtgccccgaccctggtcgagggctaagcggagtgccgagtggcaaggcgcggcggatccgacctatatagatgccattggagttcccagaggagtgccggatgagtataagctggtgaaccagatagcagctggtttcgaatcctccatttgttggtggtgcacccttaacaaaaatgttgacaggatcaattacatccactacaacgtgcagaggcttggaaattggaccgaggcgggcttcagagcggtccactcccagctggccgcgacttccctcatggctttccagaaccggatggcccttgacatgctactcgctaaggagggcggtgtctgcgccatgttcg gacgactttga